Proteins co-encoded in one Streptococcus ruminicola genomic window:
- a CDS encoding ABC transporter permease, which produces MVATCLRVIKQILHDKRSISMIFVVPLVITAFLFFLLGDSDVHLSLATNSQNPSVIKLLKKDADVTVVDDLKGIDENLKSGKYDAYIKYTDQGTELYFLEENSLYVNKVHDILKKTQEKLSPQSGVTTHYLYGNQLKTTFEKLTYALIAIVAFFLIFLISGIAFVREQVLGTLERILISPVSKLRLILGYTLGFSAFGIIQGTLLLLFSRFILNVPFEGNFVLMELTIILLSISAVSIGMFIAIFANTEFQMVQFIPIVIVPQILYSGIIAIRTLPFHIEKLQFIMPIYYGAQALKKVMVDGLTINSVVLEWLALIVISLLFTLLNTFFLKKYRAL; this is translated from the coding sequence ATGGTTGCAACTTGCCTACGTGTTATTAAGCAGATTTTACATGACAAAAGGTCCATCAGTATGATTTTTGTGGTTCCTTTGGTCATTACTGCCTTTCTTTTCTTTCTGTTAGGAGATAGTGATGTTCATTTGTCATTGGCGACAAATAGTCAGAATCCGTCAGTTATAAAATTGCTGAAAAAAGATGCAGATGTCACGGTTGTTGATGATTTAAAAGGTATTGATGAGAATCTAAAATCCGGCAAGTATGATGCTTATATCAAGTATACTGACCAAGGAACAGAGCTTTATTTCCTTGAAGAAAATTCGCTTTATGTCAATAAAGTACATGACATTTTGAAAAAAACTCAGGAAAAATTATCACCGCAATCAGGTGTGACTACTCATTATCTTTATGGAAATCAGTTAAAAACAACTTTTGAAAAATTAACTTATGCATTAATTGCTATTGTAGCTTTCTTCTTAATTTTCCTTATTTCAGGAATTGCCTTTGTGAGAGAACAGGTATTAGGGACACTTGAGAGAATCTTAATCAGCCCAGTCTCAAAATTACGCTTAATTTTGGGATATACACTTGGTTTTAGTGCTTTTGGAATTATTCAAGGAACGCTTTTGTTGTTATTTTCTCGATTTATCTTAAATGTTCCTTTTGAGGGAAACTTTGTTTTGATGGAATTGACGATTATTTTATTGTCTATTTCTGCTGTATCGATTGGGATGTTCATTGCTATTTTTGCTAATACTGAATTTCAAATGGTACAATTTATTCCCATTGTAATCGTGCCACAAATTCTATATTCAGGAATTATCGCGATAAGGACTTTGCCATTTCATATAGAAAAATTACAATTTATTATGCCAATCTATTATGGAGCGCAGGCTTTGAAGAAGGTTATGGTGGATGGATTGACTATTAATTCTGTTGTATTAGAATGGCTAGCTTTAATTGTTATTAGTTTGCTTTTTACATTATTGAATACTTTCTTTTTAAAAAAATATCGGGCATTATAA
- a CDS encoding AraC family transcriptional regulator — translation MNILNTYNEFDTNNFDLNVDHYGAEICDKNYSFGPTVRDNYVLHFIVDGKGSFKIDGTTTELKTGDMFILPKGKVTFYQADSKHPWTYLWVGFSGSKAENILSKTQLLDHYFCHSTLESKVLDQIVKLTQFRDQKLDDVTELQLIAELYKLLAFLMEELPSKSMSDSNILIQNYIKQTKKIIHTQYSKTLKVSQIAKKLNLNRSYLYKIFKEETGYSIKDYLGQIRMEKSADLLINTTFHISEVANAVGFPDALAFSKAFKKHFGQSPSNYRKALKK, via the coding sequence TTGAATATTCTAAATACCTACAACGAATTTGACACGAATAATTTTGACCTGAACGTCGACCATTATGGTGCTGAGATTTGTGATAAAAACTACTCTTTTGGACCTACTGTTAGGGATAACTACGTCCTTCATTTCATTGTTGATGGCAAGGGAAGTTTTAAAATTGATGGCACAACAACCGAACTCAAAACAGGTGATATGTTCATTTTGCCAAAAGGAAAAGTGACCTTCTACCAAGCAGATAGCAAACACCCTTGGACTTATCTTTGGGTTGGCTTTAGCGGGTCAAAAGCTGAAAATATTTTGAGCAAAACTCAGCTGCTCGACCACTACTTCTGCCATTCGACGCTTGAGTCTAAAGTTCTTGATCAAATCGTCAAATTAACGCAATTTCGTGACCAAAAACTAGATGATGTGACTGAACTCCAACTGATTGCGGAACTCTATAAACTTCTAGCTTTTCTTATGGAAGAATTGCCAAGTAAAAGCATGTCAGACAGCAATATTTTGATTCAAAACTATATCAAACAAACGAAAAAAATTATCCACACCCAATACAGCAAAACTCTTAAAGTTAGCCAAATTGCAAAAAAACTCAATCTTAATCGTTCCTACCTTTACAAGATTTTTAAAGAAGAAACAGGCTATTCTATCAAAGATTACCTAGGTCAAATCCGCATGGAAAAAAGCGCTGATTTGCTAATCAACACCACTTTTCATATTTCAGAAGTCGCAAACGCCGTTGGCTTTCCTGATGCTCTCGCTTTTAGTAAAGCCTTCAAAAAACATTTCGGACAAAGCCCAAGCAATTACCGAAAAGCGCTGAAAAAATAA
- a CDS encoding glycoside hydrolase family 53 protein, with translation MKKLKKLILVSAAVLGLTAGNASLVKADDFINGADISILDEMENSGAVYKSNGTQKDPLTILKDNGVNYVRLRLWVDPYDANGNPYGAGTNDLNRTLKLAKRAKNKGLKVLLDFHYSDFWVDPGKQNLPKAWQNQSFEQLNSSVYSYTADVLNQMKSKGIYPDMVQIGNELNSGMLWPYGKSWGGDGKEFTRLATFLKSGVQAVKDTQSSNTPIMLHLADGGNQSTFQWWLDEITNQSVDFDIVGISYYPYWHGSLADLSANMDNISERYNKKVVVVETAYANTLDNLDQKTNAVTATEEAAAGYKASQDGQYEFLTDLVDKIKDVKNNNGLGFFYWEPLWYNGNVSWATQAGMSYLGVSDVTGNEWENQAVFDFQGNALRGIKAFNYSNLTNLLQNNSFEWDGYTESPSSWKIWKNGQNSAIKTESYDNTRYKLSFWSDKAYESSIYQTVGKLSSGTYKLSIDAMGDTSLETAELYIKNYGGNEQKISLKDSSTWKTYTIDNIQITNGQCEVGVYVKSSANKWLNIDNVRLVKVD, from the coding sequence ATGAAAAAGCTAAAGAAACTGATTTTAGTAAGCGCGGCTGTGCTAGGCTTAACGGCAGGAAATGCCAGCCTAGTCAAAGCCGATGACTTTATCAACGGAGCTGATATTTCCATTCTTGATGAAATGGAAAATAGCGGAGCGGTTTATAAAAGTAATGGAACTCAAAAAGATCCGCTAACCATTTTAAAAGATAATGGTGTCAACTATGTTCGCTTGCGTCTGTGGGTTGACCCTTATGATGCAAATGGCAATCCCTATGGTGCTGGAACGAATGACTTAAACAGAACACTAAAATTAGCGAAACGTGCTAAAAATAAAGGCTTAAAAGTCTTACTTGATTTTCACTACAGTGATTTTTGGGTAGATCCAGGAAAACAAAATCTTCCTAAAGCCTGGCAAAATCAATCCTTTGAACAATTAAATTCAAGTGTCTATTCTTACACAGCTGATGTCCTTAATCAGATGAAATCAAAAGGCATTTACCCTGATATGGTGCAAATAGGAAACGAATTGAACAGCGGTATGCTATGGCCTTACGGGAAAAGCTGGGGCGGTGATGGAAAAGAATTTACCCGCCTAGCCACTTTCCTAAAATCTGGTGTTCAAGCGGTAAAAGACACCCAAAGTAGTAACACTCCAATCATGCTTCACTTAGCAGACGGCGGTAACCAATCAACTTTCCAATGGTGGTTAGATGAGATTACCAATCAATCCGTTGACTTTGATATTGTAGGCATTTCGTATTACCCTTATTGGCATGGTAGCTTAGCTGACCTTTCAGCCAACATGGATAATATCAGCGAACGCTACAATAAAAAAGTGGTTGTAGTTGAAACAGCTTATGCCAATACTCTTGATAATCTTGACCAAAAGACAAATGCTGTCACAGCAACAGAAGAAGCAGCAGCTGGTTACAAAGCTAGCCAAGATGGTCAGTACGAATTTTTGACAGACTTGGTTGATAAGATTAAGGATGTCAAAAATAACAATGGACTTGGTTTCTTTTATTGGGAACCACTCTGGTATAACGGTAACGTCTCATGGGCTACGCAAGCAGGTATGTCATATCTTGGCGTTTCAGATGTGACAGGTAACGAATGGGAAAATCAAGCTGTCTTTGATTTCCAAGGAAATGCTCTACGTGGCATCAAAGCCTTTAATTACTCTAATCTAACGAATCTCCTTCAAAACAATAGCTTTGAATGGGACGGTTATACCGAAAGTCCATCATCTTGGAAGATTTGGAAAAATGGACAAAACTCAGCTATTAAGACCGAAAGTTATGATAATACGCGTTATAAACTCAGCTTCTGGTCAGATAAAGCTTATGAAAGTTCTATCTATCAAACAGTAGGCAAGCTCAGCTCAGGCACTTATAAATTAAGCATCGATGCTATGGGTGATACAAGTCTTGAAACCGCAGAACTTTATATCAAAAATTACGGTGGCAACGAACAAAAAATCTCTCTCAAAGACTCAAGTACTTGGAAAACCTATACTATTGATAACATCCAAATCACAAACGGACAATGCGAAGTTGGCGTTTACGTCAAATCATCAGCCAACAAATGGCTAAATATCGATAACGTCCGACTAGTGAAAGTTGATTAA
- a CDS encoding ABC transporter ATP-binding protein, whose product MNSVELRNVVKEFSKVTVLDGINLTVKESHITCLLGPSGSGKTTIMKLMTGSEKSTQGQVMLFGHQLNKHDIGQIGYMPQADAIYLDLSAYDNLLFFGQLYGMTKKEIKQRIDYLAKLLDLEKHLKQLVSTYSGGMKKRLSLAITLLNDPKLLILDEPTVGIDPILRQKIWREFRQLQKQGKTLLISTHVMDEVKYCDYGILIRDGKVIAADSMETLLEKSGSDVENLFLVEEGVTK is encoded by the coding sequence ATGAACAGTGTTGAGTTAAGAAATGTTGTTAAGGAATTTTCAAAGGTTACTGTTTTAGATGGTATAAATCTGACAGTAAAAGAGTCACATATCACTTGCTTACTTGGTCCGTCTGGTTCTGGAAAGACAACGATTATGAAATTAATGACTGGTTCAGAAAAGTCAACACAAGGTCAGGTAATGCTTTTCGGACATCAACTGAATAAACATGATATTGGTCAAATCGGATATATGCCACAAGCAGATGCAATTTATTTGGATTTATCTGCTTATGATAATCTTTTGTTCTTTGGTCAATTATATGGAATGACTAAAAAAGAGATAAAACAGCGGATTGATTATTTAGCAAAACTCTTGGATTTAGAAAAACACCTTAAACAGTTGGTATCAACTTACTCTGGAGGAATGAAAAAACGATTATCTTTGGCAATTACGTTGCTTAATGACCCAAAATTGTTAATTTTAGATGAACCAACGGTTGGAATTGACCCTATTTTACGTCAGAAGATTTGGCGAGAATTTCGACAGTTACAAAAGCAAGGAAAGACTTTGCTGATTTCAACTCATGTTATGGATGAAGTAAAGTATTGTGATTATGGTATCCTCATTCGTGATGGGAAAGTAATTGCTGCTGATAGTATGGAAACACTACTTGAAAAGAGTGGTTCAGATGTTGAAAATTTGTTTTTAGTAGAGGAAGGGGTGACAAAATAA
- a CDS encoding alpha-galactosidase, with the protein MGIKIEGNLFYVHSKNMSLIIENHEGDLLLRHIGGKITAYHGSNALFEKDHAFSGNPTPDDRTYSFDTQRQILGVHGFGDFRQPSISISHDTNDLTQFKLKDYHVLSGAVEAAGLPNPYSTENAETLALVLEDKLAGLELTLYYTAYAERSTISSFAKISNLSDKAVVINRVLSTMLDVPASDYDVVTLQGAYAREKTVRRHKLEQGIFTVTSNRGASGHAHTPAMVLCDHTATEDAGQALALQLLYSGNFQAFVQKNQLNEVRLGIGINDDNFAWELSAGDSFDTPVAIMTYSAKGLTHLTHESQLFVQEHIMPKQFAHVERPILINNWEATYFDFKKEKLLDLANEASKLGIELFVLDDGWFGNRFDDNRALGDWVVNEEKLGGPLNDLIAEVHAKGLKFGLWFEPEMISVDSDLYRAHPDWAIQAEGRGHTYSRNQLVLNLANPDVVAYIKAAIDKILTENAIDYVKWDYNRNITNIGNGDTYLATQMQSHAYMLGLYDLVSYLTEKHSNILFESCSGGGGRNDLGMMRYFPQVWASDNTDAISRLPIQYGSSYLYPTISMGAHVSASPNHQMGRTTPIETRGNVAMMGNLGYELDLTSLPESDKEVIAAQVAHYKDIRPVVQFGKQYRLINPEQGSNEAAVQFVHEDKVVVTYVRTLSTIETIETTLKLKGLEEEALYCLQGTDQVYSGAELMYAGLTAILPQGDYLSKQYYFVKQ; encoded by the coding sequence ATGGGGATCAAAATTGAAGGAAATCTTTTTTACGTACACAGTAAAAATATGTCACTGATTATTGAAAATCACGAGGGAGATTTGTTGCTTCGTCATATTGGAGGAAAAATCACAGCTTACCATGGCTCTAATGCTCTTTTTGAAAAAGACCATGCCTTTTCAGGTAATCCAACTCCTGATGATAGAACTTACAGTTTCGATACGCAACGTCAGATTTTGGGGGTACATGGCTTTGGTGATTTTCGCCAGCCATCCATTAGTATTTCACACGACACTAATGACTTAACGCAATTTAAATTAAAAGATTATCACGTCTTATCAGGAGCTGTTGAGGCAGCAGGGCTACCAAATCCATACAGTACAGAAAATGCTGAAACACTTGCTTTAGTCTTAGAAGATAAGTTGGCTGGTTTGGAGTTGACGCTTTATTACACAGCTTATGCTGAGCGCTCTACGATTTCTAGCTTTGCTAAGATTAGCAATTTATCAGATAAAGCAGTTGTTATCAACCGCGTTCTGTCAACTATGCTTGATGTTCCAGCTTCTGATTATGATGTGGTGACTTTGCAAGGAGCTTATGCGCGTGAAAAGACAGTTCGTCGCCATAAGCTTGAACAAGGTATTTTCACTGTCACTTCAAATCGTGGTGCTTCAGGTCATGCGCACACACCAGCTATGGTGTTATGTGACCACACAGCTACGGAAGATGCTGGTCAAGCTTTGGCACTTCAATTGCTTTATAGTGGTAATTTCCAAGCTTTTGTTCAAAAAAATCAATTGAACGAAGTTCGTTTGGGTATCGGAATTAACGATGATAACTTTGCTTGGGAATTGTCAGCGGGCGATAGTTTTGACACACCAGTAGCCATCATGACTTATTCAGCCAAAGGTTTGACACATTTGACTCATGAAAGTCAATTATTTGTCCAAGAACATATCATGCCAAAACAATTTGCTCATGTTGAACGTCCGATTCTCATCAACAACTGGGAAGCGACTTATTTTGATTTCAAAAAAGAAAAATTGCTTGATTTAGCTAACGAAGCAAGCAAACTTGGTATCGAGCTTTTTGTTCTTGATGACGGTTGGTTTGGTAATCGATTTGATGATAATCGTGCGCTTGGTGACTGGGTTGTCAACGAAGAAAAACTCGGTGGACCTTTGAATGACTTGATTGCTGAAGTGCATGCCAAAGGTTTGAAATTTGGTTTGTGGTTTGAACCAGAAATGATTTCTGTTGATAGTGACCTTTATCGTGCGCATCCAGATTGGGCTATTCAAGCTGAAGGTCGTGGTCATACTTATTCTCGTAATCAATTGGTGCTCAATCTTGCAAATCCTGATGTCGTAGCCTACATCAAGGCAGCTATTGATAAGATTTTGACAGAAAATGCTATTGATTATGTTAAATGGGATTATAACCGTAACATCACAAATATCGGAAATGGTGATACTTACCTTGCGACCCAAATGCAATCTCATGCTTACATGCTAGGCTTGTATGATTTGGTGTCTTATTTGACAGAAAAACATAGTAACATTCTCTTTGAATCTTGCTCAGGTGGCGGTGGTCGAAATGACCTTGGTATGATGCGCTATTTCCCACAAGTTTGGGCTAGTGACAATACTGATGCCATTTCACGTTTGCCAATTCAATACGGTTCAAGCTACCTTTACCCGACAATTTCTATGGGAGCTCACGTGTCAGCTAGTCCTAATCACCAAATGGGACGCACAACACCGATTGAAACTCGCGGTAATGTTGCCATGATGGGAAATCTTGGCTATGAACTTGATTTGACAAGCTTGCCAGAAAGTGACAAAGAAGTGATTGCTGCTCAGGTTGCACACTATAAAGACATTCGACCAGTTGTTCAATTTGGGAAACAATATCGCCTCATCAATCCTGAACAAGGTTCAAATGAAGCGGCGGTTCAATTTGTTCATGAAGATAAGGTTGTTGTGACTTACGTTCGTACCCTCTCAACGATTGAAACAATTGAAACAACACTTAAGCTGAAAGGTTTGGAAGAAGAAGCTCTTTACTGCTTGCAAGGAACAGACCAAGTTTACTCAGGAGCAGAGCTCATGTATGCAGGTCTCACAGCGATTCTCCCACAAGGTGATTACCTCAGCAAACAATACTATTTCGTGAAACAATAA
- a CDS encoding PRD domain-containing protein → MFRIIQALNNNVALVKNEQGQQAVVMGLGIVFQKKKGDLIVPSKVEKIFSLRTEESKENFLTLLKNIPLDILTVTYNMIDQLVDKYHFPVQEYLYVTLTDHVYSVYQKLLKGNYQESHLPDISDAYETEFAMAKEAVEMLSQKLSVVFPDDEVGRMALHFINAKGDYEVSENKQENARKRVLELVEEELSSSGIKRSAENGNLYDRLMIHLTYLINRLQTNQQDETSLINMEEFVKSDYPQAYQIGQAIYDVIEKELDIDLSRSERVYLVIHIQRLLK, encoded by the coding sequence ATGTTTCGGATTATACAAGCGCTCAACAATAATGTAGCCCTAGTTAAAAATGAACAAGGGCAACAGGCTGTCGTTATGGGACTAGGAATTGTTTTTCAGAAGAAAAAAGGTGACTTAATCGTACCAAGCAAAGTTGAAAAGATTTTTTCTTTAAGAACAGAAGAATCAAAAGAAAACTTTTTAACGCTTTTGAAAAATATTCCACTTGATATCTTAACGGTCACTTACAATATGATTGATCAATTGGTTGATAAATATCATTTTCCTGTTCAAGAGTATTTATACGTGACGCTGACAGACCATGTTTATTCAGTTTATCAAAAGCTGTTAAAAGGAAATTATCAGGAAAGTCATTTACCAGATATTTCTGATGCTTATGAGACAGAATTTGCGATGGCAAAAGAAGCAGTTGAGATGTTAAGTCAAAAATTGTCAGTTGTTTTTCCTGACGACGAAGTTGGACGTATGGCTTTGCATTTTATCAATGCAAAAGGTGATTACGAGGTTTCAGAAAATAAGCAAGAAAACGCAAGAAAGCGTGTCTTGGAATTGGTTGAAGAAGAATTATCAAGTAGCGGCATTAAACGTAGTGCAGAAAATGGCAATTTATATGACCGCTTAATGATTCATCTCACCTATTTGATTAATCGATTGCAGACAAATCAACAAGATGAAACGTCGTTAATCAATATGGAGGAATTTGTTAAATCAGATTATCCACAAGCTTACCAAATCGGACAAGCTATTTACGATGTGATTGAAAAAGAATTAGACATAGATTTATCACGCAGTGAACGTGTTTATCTAGTTATACATATTCAACGTTTATTGAAATAA
- the lacG gene encoding 6-phospho-beta-galactosidase, with translation MYKLPEDFIFGGATAAYQVEGSTKEGGKGAVAWDDFLAEQGRFSPDPASDFYHQYPQDIELCEKFGVNGLRLSIAWSRIFPNGTGEVNQEGVDFYHKVFAECQKRGITAFVTLHHFDTPKVLFDNGDFLNRDTIEAFVDYAKFCFEEFTEVRHWSTFNEIYPVATNQYLLGIFPPGIKYDLSKVIQCLHNMMYAHARVVNLFKDGGYQGEIGVVHSLETKYPATDSEEDKHAAFLDDALSIRFLLDATYLGYYSNETMEALNEICVANNASYEFLDSDFEEMKKASHRNDYLGINHYQCHFVKAYNGENAIHHNGTGDKGTSVYKVKGIGERIYKEGIPRTDWDWIIYPEGLYDLLLRIKADYPHYNKIYITENGMGYKDEFDDGVVMDTARIDYLKVYLQSLAKAIEAGVNVKGYFLWSLMDCFSWSNGYNKRYGLFYVDFETQKRYPKASAYWYKHISDTKIVE, from the coding sequence ATGTACAAATTACCAGAAGATTTTATTTTTGGTGGCGCAACAGCAGCTTACCAAGTTGAAGGTTCAACAAAAGAAGGTGGTAAAGGAGCAGTTGCTTGGGATGATTTTCTAGCTGAACAAGGTCGCTTTAGTCCAGACCCTGCAAGTGATTTTTATCACCAATACCCACAAGATATCGAGCTTTGTGAAAAATTTGGTGTCAATGGGCTTCGCTTATCAATTGCTTGGAGCCGTATTTTCCCAAATGGAACTGGTGAAGTCAATCAAGAAGGTGTGGATTTCTATCACAAGGTTTTTGCAGAATGTCAAAAACGTGGCATTACAGCATTTGTGACACTTCATCACTTTGATACACCAAAAGTGTTGTTTGATAACGGTGATTTCTTAAACCGTGACACGATTGAAGCTTTTGTTGATTATGCCAAATTCTGTTTTGAAGAATTTACAGAAGTACGTCACTGGAGTACGTTTAATGAAATCTATCCAGTCGCAACTAACCAATATCTACTTGGAATTTTCCCACCAGGTATCAAATATGACCTTTCAAAAGTTATCCAATGTCTTCATAATATGATGTACGCACATGCGCGTGTGGTTAATTTGTTTAAAGATGGCGGATACCAAGGTGAAATTGGTGTGGTTCACTCTCTTGAAACAAAATACCCTGCAACAGATAGTGAAGAAGATAAACATGCCGCTTTCCTAGATGATGCTCTTTCAATTCGTTTCTTACTTGATGCAACTTATCTAGGTTATTATTCAAACGAAACAATGGAAGCGCTTAACGAAATCTGTGTAGCTAATAATGCTAGCTATGAATTCCTAGACAGCGACTTTGAAGAAATGAAAAAAGCTAGTCATCGCAACGATTATCTTGGTATTAACCATTATCAATGTCACTTTGTCAAAGCCTACAATGGTGAAAATGCTATTCATCACAACGGTACAGGCGATAAAGGAACATCTGTTTATAAAGTGAAAGGTATCGGCGAACGCATTTACAAAGAAGGCATTCCAAGAACGGATTGGGATTGGATTATTTATCCAGAAGGCTTGTATGATTTGCTTCTTCGCATCAAAGCAGATTACCCACACTATAACAAGATTTACATCACAGAAAATGGTATGGGTTACAAAGATGAATTTGATGATGGCGTTGTTATGGACACAGCTCGTATTGATTATTTGAAAGTTTACCTTCAATCTCTTGCTAAAGCAATTGAGGCTGGAGTTAATGTTAAAGGATATTTCCTATGGTCATTGATGGATTGTTTCTCATGGTCAAATGGATATAATAAACGCTATGGTTTGTTCTATGTGGATTTTGAAACACAAAAACGTTATCCAAAAGCATCAGCTTACTGGTACAAACACATCAGCGATACAAAAATTGTAGAATAG
- a CDS encoding PTS lactose/cellobiose transporter subunit IIA has protein sequence MDKKELQMLGFEIVAYSGDARSTLLQLLKEVRSGNFDNIDKALKDADDNLAKAHNAQTALLAQEAGGEDLELGFIFVHGQDHLMTTLLLRDIISDFIELYKNR, from the coding sequence ATGGATAAAAAAGAATTACAAATGTTGGGATTTGAAATTGTAGCTTACTCAGGTGATGCTAGAAGTACACTGTTACAATTGCTCAAGGAAGTTCGTTCTGGCAATTTTGATAATATCGATAAAGCGCTCAAAGACGCTGATGACAATTTGGCTAAAGCCCATAATGCACAAACTGCACTGTTAGCTCAAGAAGCAGGTGGCGAAGATTTGGAACTTGGTTTTATCTTTGTTCACGGTCAAGACCACTTGATGACAACTTTGTTGTTGCGTGATATCATTTCGGATTTTATTGAATTATATAAAAATCGCTAA
- a CDS encoding PTS lactose transporter subunit IIBC codes for MNKLIQQIEKGKPFFEKVSRNIYLGAIRDGFLAAMPAILFSSIFILIASIPDVLGIKLPEDFSSWLWKIYNYSMGVVALLVSATTARCLAESINRKMPGNKKINAVSVMLASIVSFLMLSADEIEGGLATGYMGTKGILAAFVAAFITVNVYKFCVLRDITIKMPKEVPGTISQTFRDIFPFSFAVFAAVIIDTIIRHFFGTSFAEAVITLLQPLFTAADGYLGIAIIWGAMALFWFVGVHGPSIVEPAIAAIIYANVETNLQLFKAGEHASNVLTVGLGNFVGTMGGTGATLVVPYLFLLFAKSKQLKAVGKASFIPVSFAVNEPLLFATPIILNPYFFIPFLLAPIANVWIFKFFVDVLQMNSFMYVLPWATPAPIGLVLGTGVSLLAVVLVFVLIAVDAVIYFPFIKAYDASLLEEEAANAAQEAASESEAPVKPVKAVEEVADAKPAVTVTTDKPINVLVLCAGAGTSAMLANALTEGAAATGANITASAGAYGSHYEIMKNFDMIVLAPQVNSFYEDIKKDTDALGIKLAATKGAEYIKLTRDPEGAVAFVMSYFA; via the coding sequence ATGAACAAACTCATTCAACAAATTGAAAAGGGTAAACCTTTTTTTGAAAAAGTGTCTCGAAACATTTATCTAGGTGCCATTCGTGATGGTTTCCTAGCAGCAATGCCAGCTATTCTCTTTTCTAGTATTTTCATTTTGATTGCATCCATTCCAGATGTTCTTGGAATCAAATTACCAGAAGATTTCTCAAGTTGGCTTTGGAAAATTTACAACTATTCAATGGGTGTAGTTGCCCTTCTTGTTTCAGCGACAACAGCACGTTGTTTGGCAGAATCTATTAACCGAAAAATGCCAGGTAATAAGAAAATCAATGCGGTTTCTGTCATGCTTGCCTCAATTGTCAGCTTCTTGATGTTGAGTGCTGATGAAATCGAAGGTGGTCTTGCTACTGGTTACATGGGTACAAAAGGTATCCTAGCAGCTTTCGTCGCAGCCTTTATCACTGTTAATGTTTACAAATTCTGTGTACTTCGTGACATCACCATCAAGATGCCAAAAGAAGTACCTGGTACTATTTCTCAAACATTCCGCGATATTTTCCCATTCTCATTTGCAGTTTTTGCAGCAGTTATTATTGATACAATTATTCGTCATTTCTTTGGCACATCATTTGCTGAAGCAGTTATCACTTTGTTGCAACCATTGTTTACAGCAGCAGATGGTTACCTTGGAATTGCAATTATCTGGGGTGCAATGGCACTCTTCTGGTTCGTTGGTGTGCATGGTCCATCAATCGTAGAACCAGCTATCGCAGCGATTATCTATGCGAATGTCGAAACTAACCTTCAATTGTTTAAAGCTGGTGAACATGCTTCAAACGTATTGACTGTCGGTCTTGGTAACTTCGTTGGTACTATGGGTGGTACTGGTGCCACACTTGTCGTTCCATATCTTTTCTTGCTATTTGCTAAATCAAAACAATTGAAAGCCGTTGGTAAAGCTTCATTTATCCCAGTTAGCTTTGCCGTTAACGAACCTTTGCTTTTTGCAACACCAATCATTCTTAATCCTTACTTCTTTATTCCATTCCTTTTGGCGCCAATTGCCAACGTTTGGATTTTCAAATTCTTTGTTGATGTGCTTCAAATGAACAGCTTCATGTATGTTCTTCCTTGGGCAACACCAGCTCCAATCGGACTTGTTCTTGGTACAGGTGTTAGTCTTCTAGCTGTTGTTCTTGTCTTTGTTCTTATCGCTGTTGATGCGGTTATCTACTTCCCATTCATCAAAGCTTATGATGCTTCACTTCTTGAAGAAGAAGCTGCCAATGCTGCACAAGAAGCTGCTAGTGAAAGTGAAGCTCCTGTTAAACCAGTCAAAGCTGTAGAAGAAGTTGCTGACGCTAAACCAGCTGTAACAGTCACAACTGATAAACCAATTAACGTCTTGGTCCTTTGTGCTGGTGCTGGTACAAGTGCTATGCTTGCCAACGCTCTTACTGAAGGAGCAGCAGCCACAGGTGCAAATATCACAGCTTCTGCTGGTGCTTATGGCTCACACTATGAAATCATGAAAAACTTCGATATGATTGTCCTTGCTCCTCAAGTTAACTCATTCTACGAAGATATCAAGAAAGATACTGATGCCCTTGGTATCAAACTAGCTGCCACAAAAGGCGCTGAATACATTAAATTAACTCGTGACCCAGAAGGTGCTGTAGCCTTCGTAATGTCTTACTTTGCTTAA